A portion of the Deinococcus peraridilitoris DSM 19664 genome contains these proteins:
- the rplU gene encoding 50S ribosomal protein L21, whose amino-acid sequence MFAIIQSGGKQYRVQEGDTLRVEKLSGEAGEKLSLTPIFVGGAETLIGDAASKLTVSAEVVEHGLGKKIYIRKYKSGIQYRRRTGHRQQFTAIKILGIA is encoded by the coding sequence ATGTTTGCAATCATTCAAAGCGGGGGCAAGCAGTACCGCGTCCAAGAAGGCGACACGCTGCGCGTCGAAAAACTCAGTGGTGAAGCGGGCGAAAAGCTCTCCCTCACCCCGATCTTTGTGGGCGGCGCCGAGACGTTGATCGGTGACGCTGCCAGCAAGCTGACGGTCAGCGCCGAAGTCGTCGAGCACGGCCTGGGCAAGAAAATCTACATCCGCAAGTACAAGAGTGGTATCCAATACCGCCGCCGCACGGGTCACCGCCAGCAGTTCACGGCGATCAAGATCCTCGGCATCGCCTGA
- the rpmA gene encoding 50S ribosomal protein L27, whose product MAHKKGVGSTKNGRDSNPKYLGVKKFGGEKVLAGNILVRQRGTKFKAGVGVGMGRDHTLFALVEGTVTFANKGNKGRFISVQPLVQVAAD is encoded by the coding sequence ATGGCACACAAGAAAGGCGTAGGCTCGACCAAGAACGGTCGTGACAGCAATCCCAAGTACCTGGGCGTCAAGAAGTTCGGCGGCGAGAAAGTCCTGGCCGGCAACATCCTGGTGCGTCAGCGTGGGACCAAGTTCAAGGCAGGCGTGGGCGTCGGCATGGGCCGTGACCACACCCTGTTCGCACTGGTCGAAGGCACCGTGACCTTCGCCAACAAGGGCAACAAGGGCCGCTTCATCAGCGTGCAGCCCCTCGTGCAAGTCGCCGCGGACTGA